A DNA window from Pedomonas mirosovicensis contains the following coding sequences:
- a CDS encoding energy transducer TonB, with protein sequence MMAIRPKAFLVGAAFLSCLASSASAADAWVQEAESRLASTRTYPRSAQVRKEAGTALIALQVDGNGLISAYRVAQSSGSDILDREAERALDRIGQFSPPPDRKPRAVTVRITWPGPQDKLID encoded by the coding sequence ATGATGGCGATTCGTCCCAAAGCCTTCCTGGTTGGAGCCGCTTTTCTGTCCTGCTTGGCGAGTTCGGCCAGCGCCGCCGATGCATGGGTGCAGGAGGCTGAAAGCCGCCTGGCCTCCACCCGCACCTATCCACGTTCGGCGCAGGTCCGGAAGGAGGCGGGCACTGCTCTCATCGCCCTTCAGGTGGACGGCAATGGCCTGATCTCGGCCTACAGGGTTGCCCAGTCCTCGGGCTCGGATATCCTCGACCGCGAAGCGGAGCGGGCGCTCGATCGCATCGGCCAGTTCAGTCCGCCGCCCGACCGCAAGCCGCGTGCTGTCACGGTTCGCATCACCTGGCCCGGCCCACAGGACAAGCTGATCGATTAA